In one Bombyx mori chromosome 22, ASM3026992v2 genomic region, the following are encoded:
- the LOC101735667 gene encoding prisilkin-39, translating to MNLKIPIIFLFGCTFAALKTEAALHENLLADETNTFEETDDLKTAANAWYIYSNFDRNYPDGSSSVYRHGFVTGFENYPSGNNYGRYSGYSSNVGNGGYGGYSGNGGLASYYGYKNPYYEAANHLGYGYYKKPGYGNIYNNGITPSLVTGYRGYS from the exons atgaatttaaaaattcCAATTATATTCCTTTTCGGATGTACCTTCGCCGCACTTAAAACGGAAGCAGCGCTGCATGAAAACCTTCTCGCAGACGAAACAAATACATTTGAAGAAACGGACGATCTTAAAACTGCAGCCAATGCGTGGT ACATTTACTCTAACTTTGATAGAAACTACCCTGACGGTTCTAGCAGCGTATACAGACACGGATTCGTAACTGGGTTCGAAAATTATCCAAGTGGAAATAACTACGGCAGATATTCAGGTTACAGCAGTAACGTCGGTAATGGAGGCTACGGAGGATACAGCGGCAATGGTGGTCTCGCATCTTACTACGGTTACAAAAACCCCTATTATGAAGCAGCTAATCATTTAGGCTACGGATACTACAAGAAACCTGGTTACGGAAACATTTATAACAATGGCATCACCCCTAGTTTGGTAACAGGATACAGAGGATATTCATAG